The genomic window ATGGCGCGTTCGAAATTCATCCATCCCGCGTGGGGCTGGCAGCACAGTGAGCGCAATTATGACCTCGCTCTGCGCCTGGCTCACGGCGACCACCTGAAGGTCGACACCGACGTTCTGTTCGCGGCGTGTTTCCTCCACGACATGGCCGCCTTTCCGCCGTACGCGAAATCCGGAATCGAACATGGTGATCGCGCAGCCCAAGAGAGCGGCGCGGTTCTCCGTGCCGCCGGATTTCCAATGCAGAAGTTGCCGGCGGTGCAAGCGGCCGAACGCGGTCACATGTACTACCGCGATCCGGGTTCCCGCCCCGAGGCGATCGTGTTACACGATGCCGATTCTCTCGATTTCCTCGGTGACATCGGCGCTGCGCGGATGATCAGCTTGACCGGTGAAAACGCCGCTGATTTTCATTCGGCGATCGTCGCGCTGCGCGGCTTCTTGCAAAGCATTCCCCCGCGCCTGATCACAAAAACGGCACGTGTGATGGGCGTGCAGCGCAGCGCGGAGCTCCGCCGGTTTCTCGATGCATTGTCGACCGAGACACTTCAGGAAAAGCTTATCTGACGCTGTCCTGAACGCTGCGGACGCGGCGGCCGATGAAGTAGACCGCCATGCCGCCGCCGATCATCAAGGCGGTCATGCCGAGCACCTTGATCACCGCGAGCGCCTTGTGCGGGTCGTCGTCCGCCGGAAACGCCGAGAGCACCATCGACGCGGCAGTGGTGGTGAACCCGATGACCCCCGCCGCTGCGACAGTCCACCGGCCGCCTGGAATCCGAAGCGGGTCCGCGCCGCTCGGATCCACATACAGTTTGATCGCCGAGGCGAAGAGGAAAAGAAACGGAACCATAGTGATGAGCACCGTCGTGCTGACGAGCACATCGTAGGCGCCCTTCACGGTCGTGCCTCCTTGACCAAGGAAGATGAACACCGCCGCGATTCCGGCTTGGGTCAGAATCGCGACGACCGGCGAACGAAAGCGCGGATGCATGCGACCGAAAATCGGCGGAAGAAACCGGTCGATGCCGGCGACGAATGGGATGCGCGCCACCGCACCCAGCCATGCGCCCGCGCTGCCTAGGCAGCTTATCGTCACGAGGACCGCGGCTATCGGCGTGAGCCATGGCCAGCCGAAACGGCTTGCGGTGATGCCGATCGTCTGCATCACGCCCGACGACGCGTTGACGGAGCTCGCCGGCAGCGCCGCAAGAACGCTCGCCGTACCGGCGATATAGATGGCGGCGATCATCGGCGCCGCAAGCACGAGGCCGAGCGGAATCGACCGGCGCGGATTTTTAATTTCGCCCGCCATGAATGACGCCGCTTCTGGTCCGGTCCATGCAAACGCGATCACCGACCAGAAGATGATGTCCTTGAATTGAAAATTCAGGCGCGCGGTCGTCGCGTTGATAGGCGTCGCGGGTCCGAATTTCAGCCACGCCATCACTCCCAGCGCGATCAGCAGCATCGTCGCGATCCACCGGCCGAGTGCGCCGACGTTGTTCAGCCACTTGCCCACGGCCAGCCCGTAGACATTCAGTATCGTCGCAAGTCCGAGACCGGCGATCGAGACAGCGATGTAGTACCACGGCGACGCCGCGAGAATGCCGCCGCTCGTGCCGCTGATGAAGAGCGCGTTTCCAGCGGTGAAATAGAGGAGCGCCGGAAAATAGGGCAGATTGCTCGCCCAATACGTCCAGCCGGTCATGAATCCGGCGAAAGGCCCGAACGCGCGCTTGCTCCAGACGTAGAGACCGCCTTCGTCGGGATGATGCGCGGA from Candidatus Eremiobacteraceae bacterium includes these protein-coding regions:
- a CDS encoding APC family permease — its product is MATPSIAGTDSMPEVPELRRAMGLGDVVLFFVIAGSNFQWVATAAAAGPSSLVVWLIGGIAMFLPLSLVVVYLSAHHPDEGGLYVWSKRAFGPFAGFMTGWTYWASNLPYFPALLYFTAGNALFISGTSGGILAASPWYYIAVSIAGLGLATILNVYGLAVGKWLNNVGALGRWIATMLLIALGVMAWLKFGPATPINATTARLNFQFKDIIFWSVIAFAWTGPEAASFMAGEIKNPRRSIPLGLVLAAPMIAAIYIAGTASVLAALPASSVNASSGVMQTIGITASRFGWPWLTPIAAVLVTISCLGSAGAWLGAVARIPFVAGIDRFLPPIFGRMHPRFRSPVVAILTQAGIAAVFIFLGQGGTTVKGAYDVLVSTTVLITMVPFLFLFASAIKLYVDPSGADPLRIPGGRWTVAAAGVIGFTTTAASMVLSAFPADDDPHKALAVIKVLGMTALMIGGGMAVYFIGRRVRSVQDSVR
- a CDS encoding HD domain-containing protein, which produces MKKAFAFAQISVLCASIFCLSAACAYASTETRTVSGIPLDAPWKVTIYEMARSKFIHPAWGWQHSERNYDLALRLAHGDHLKVDTDVLFAACFLHDMAAFPPYAKSGIEHGDRAAQESGAVLRAAGFPMQKLPAVQAAERGHMYYRDPGSRPEAIVLHDADSLDFLGDIGAARMISLTGENAADFHSAIVALRGFLQSIPPRLITKTARVMGVQRSAELRRFLDALSTETLQEKLI